From one Candidatus Kuenenbacteria bacterium genomic stretch:
- a CDS encoding VWA domain-containing protein — protein sequence MKEAAQKVGLSGFSRDLVADLCNLAAGGTINPPSHYQQVVRQRVEESLPAADSSGYWKYTGRDSQGKKKEIATKNRFEAVEGRTREQLRYHQNVCDFLQAIDLNQFPGGSPLEQAMSLLKLLSKKQGGQGGGEGGEPLPIFSETDRPEGVAEELQETMEMVDSLSEEELDMLDPNGENHEMVTEQDGQRQGNQGLKSLKIAEDLVAGSDKRVMLDISRKLDQFTKMQVRKRRDIEPDPTGDEVHQRPIRHLGELQRVPKTAWALRQENPSYFLYKAVTGQLPVRERVTRNEKKQAIFILLDGSGSMDGKKHWKASGVVMNRLKAVISGDAEVWLSVFDTDLTKADHASTPEEARELIKKFMSKNFSGGGTDIAAAVRSAHKMIEEAVKSGAALYRPEIVVLTDEDTSINGLKSSEIPGTRVHGFAMEVANPGLVKFAQSTGGVGVEKF from the coding sequence ATGAAAGAAGCGGCTCAAAAGGTCGGCTTGAGCGGCTTCTCGCGTGATTTAGTGGCCGACCTCTGCAACCTCGCGGCAGGCGGGACAATCAATCCGCCTTCACACTACCAGCAGGTGGTGCGGCAAAGGGTGGAAGAAAGTCTGCCAGCCGCTGACTCCTCTGGCTACTGGAAGTACACAGGTCGCGACAGCCAGGGGAAGAAAAAAGAAATCGCGACCAAAAATCGCTTTGAGGCGGTTGAGGGCAGGACCCGGGAGCAACTGAGGTATCACCAAAACGTCTGCGATTTTTTGCAGGCGATTGACCTCAATCAGTTTCCGGGTGGCTCTCCGCTGGAGCAAGCCATGAGTCTGCTAAAGCTCCTTTCTAAGAAGCAAGGCGGGCAGGGTGGCGGCGAAGGTGGCGAGCCATTGCCGATTTTTTCCGAGACCGACCGCCCTGAAGGGGTGGCGGAGGAGCTCCAAGAGACCATGGAAATGGTTGACTCCTTGAGTGAGGAAGAGCTGGATATGCTCGACCCCAATGGAGAAAACCACGAAATGGTGACGGAGCAGGACGGCCAGCGTCAAGGCAACCAAGGGCTGAAAAGCCTGAAAATTGCCGAGGATCTGGTCGCCGGGTCAGACAAGCGGGTGATGCTCGATATCTCCCGCAAGCTGGACCAATTCACCAAGATGCAGGTCAGGAAAAGGAGAGATATTGAACCTGACCCCACTGGTGATGAGGTCCACCAGCGGCCCATCCGCCACCTCGGTGAGCTCCAACGCGTGCCCAAAACGGCCTGGGCCCTGCGGCAAGAAAATCCGTCATACTTTTTGTACAAGGCCGTTACCGGGCAACTGCCGGTTCGTGAGCGCGTCACTCGTAATGAGAAGAAGCAGGCGATTTTTATCCTGCTCGACGGCTCCGGATCGATGGACGGCAAAAAACACTGGAAGGCCTCTGGGGTGGTGATGAACCGCCTCAAAGCCGTTATTTCCGGTGACGCCGAGGTCTGGTTGAGTGTCTTTGACACCGACCTGACTAAAGCAGACCATGCCTCCACGCCAGAAGAAGCTCGTGAGCTCATAAAAAAATTCATGAGCAAAAATTTCTCTGGCGGCGGCACGGATATTGCAGCGGCTGTCCGGTCAGCGCACAAGATGATCGAGGAAGCGGTTAAATCCGGAGCAGCGTTGTATCGCCCGGAAATCGTTGTCCTGACCGACGAGGACACCTCGATCAATGGCTTGAAGTCGTCGGAAATCCCCGGAACTCGGGTCCACGGATTCGCGATGGAAGTCGCCAATCCCGGACTCGTAAAATTCGCCCAAAGCACGGGCGGAGTCGGGGTGGAAAAGTTCTAG
- a CDS encoding AAA domain-containing protein: MYEKILTALSKRFIRCEEIARILALAIESGKNVLLWGPGGHGKSEMVQAALECVANELDIFVQSFGEGMDEATLWGGLDFAALDRDKVLLYHPENSFLAKPFAVFEEMFDAPASVLLALKDTLTARKLRKGTQMFAMKTKVIIAITNKDPQEIEDLGPAAKALVERFPLQLNVRWNSYSAQDYLALFTKVTPFLSGADLNGSMGVLAEIMAKAGEGDQPISPRSAVYALSVVKSAAALRGGQKVEKEDLIDLKFIDGLEGLAENIRQELEAAYERAAAEKRLAEAEAEMRGLMQEWDEISSSPIKLLQMAKRLTGLQDRVAGLKITDGLSERRKQLRESVAQKITEAQTAALNATRI; encoded by the coding sequence TTGTATGAAAAAATTTTGACCGCTCTGTCCAAGCGGTTCATCCGGTGTGAGGAGATCGCCCGAATCCTCGCGCTAGCAATCGAGTCGGGCAAAAACGTGCTCCTCTGGGGACCAGGAGGACATGGCAAAAGTGAAATGGTCCAAGCGGCTTTGGAATGCGTTGCCAATGAACTGGATATATTCGTCCAGTCATTTGGTGAGGGTATGGACGAGGCCACGCTGTGGGGTGGATTGGACTTTGCCGCTTTGGATCGTGACAAGGTACTTTTGTACCATCCGGAGAATTCATTCCTCGCAAAACCATTTGCGGTTTTCGAGGAAATGTTTGATGCGCCGGCAAGCGTGCTGCTGGCGCTGAAAGATACCCTCACGGCACGCAAGCTCCGCAAGGGGACCCAAATGTTCGCGATGAAGACCAAGGTGATCATCGCGATCACGAACAAAGATCCTCAAGAAATTGAGGATCTGGGCCCCGCGGCAAAAGCCTTGGTTGAGAGGTTTCCATTGCAGTTAAACGTGCGGTGGAATTCCTATTCGGCCCAGGACTATTTGGCCCTGTTCACGAAGGTCACCCCGTTTTTGTCTGGGGCAGACCTGAACGGCTCCATGGGAGTCCTGGCCGAGATAATGGCCAAGGCGGGCGAGGGTGATCAGCCGATTTCCCCGCGGTCGGCGGTGTATGCTTTGTCGGTCGTGAAATCCGCGGCCGCTCTGCGCGGTGGGCAGAAAGTCGAGAAGGAAGACCTGATCGACCTGAAGTTCATTGATGGTCTTGAAGGACTGGCGGAGAATATCCGTCAGGAACTCGAGGCCGCTTATGAGCGCGCCGCCGCTGAAAAACGGCTGGCCGAGGCCGAGGCCGAAATGCGTGGCCTGATGCAGGAGTGGGACGAGATTTCTTCGTCGCCAATCAAGCTCCTGCAGATGGCAAAACGGCTGACCGGGTTACAGGACAGGGTAGCCGGTTTGAAGATCACCGATGGCCTGTCCGAGCGTCGGAAGCAGTTGAGGGAATCGGTGGCCCAAAAGATCACCGAGGCCCAAACTGCGGCCTTGAATGCGACAAGAATTTAA
- a CDS encoding four helix bundle protein — protein sequence MVGKIENFYDLDTWKEAHLLVLKIYKITEQFPAHEIYGITSQIRRASSSITANVAEGFSRYHDKDKIKFYYQARGSISEVQNFLILSRDLGYINTEKCAELGLKAHDVRKLLNGLIRATSNQT from the coding sequence ATGGTTGGGAAAATAGAGAATTTTTATGACTTGGACACTTGGAAAGAGGCCCATCTGCTGGTTTTGAAAATTTACAAAATAACGGAGCAATTTCCCGCTCATGAAATATATGGAATTACTAGCCAAATCAGGAGGGCTTCAAGCTCAATAACTGCCAACGTCGCCGAGGGTTTTTCTAGGTATCATGATAAAGATAAAATCAAGTTTTATTACCAGGCTCGCGGATCTATTTCAGAAGTACAGAATTTCTTGATCTTATCTCGGGATCTTGGCTATATTAACACCGAAAAATGTGCCGAGCTTGGTTTAAAAGCTCACGATGTTAGAAAATTACTTAATGGTCTTATCCGGGCCACGAGTAACCAAACCTAG